A genomic region of Bacillus sp. 2205SS5-2 contains the following coding sequences:
- a CDS encoding IreB family regulatory phosphoprotein, whose amino-acid sequence MSSFDKTMRFDFSDEPFEKDVQEVLTGVHEALQEKGYNPINQIVGYLLSGDPAYIPRHKDARNTIRRLERDEIIEELVKSYLKQG is encoded by the coding sequence ATGAGCTCTTTTGATAAAACAATGAGATTTGATTTTTCTGATGAACCTTTTGAAAAAGATGTACAAGAGGTTTTAACTGGAGTCCATGAAGCATTACAAGAAAAAGGCTATAACCCTATTAATCAAATTGTTGGGTACCTTCTGTCAGGAGATCCCGCCTATATTCCCCGTCATAAAGATGCGCGGAATACAATTCGACGATTAGAACGGGATGAAATTATTGAAGAACTGGTTAAATCCTATTTGAAGCAAGGATAA
- the ruvX gene encoding Holliday junction resolvase RuvX, translating into MRVMGLDVGSKTVGIAISDALGWTAQGIETIKIDETKGQFGYDRVAQLVKEYEVEKLVIGLPKNMNNTIGPRGEASRKYGRDLEKKLGISVVLWDERLTTMAAERVLLEADVSRKKRKKVIDKIAAMMILQGYLDSIK; encoded by the coding sequence ATGAGAGTTATGGGCCTCGATGTTGGGTCGAAAACAGTCGGCATCGCCATTAGTGATGCGCTGGGCTGGACTGCTCAAGGAATTGAAACGATTAAAATCGATGAAACAAAAGGGCAGTTTGGCTACGACCGAGTAGCACAATTAGTAAAAGAGTATGAAGTAGAAAAACTTGTTATTGGCTTGCCAAAAAATATGAATAACACTATCGGTCCACGAGGAGAGGCGTCACGAAAATATGGGCGCGATCTTGAAAAAAAGCTAGGTATCTCTGTCGTTTTGTGGGACGAGCGTTTAACGACAATGGCCGCTGAAAGAGTATTACTTGAAGCAGATGTGAGTCGGAAGAAACGCAAAAAAGTCATCGATAAAATAGCAGCCATGATGATTTTACAAGGCTATTTAGATAGCATAAAATAA
- a CDS encoding DUF1292 domain-containing protein, producing MEHGEKQITIIDEQGSEQLCEVLFTFENEEFGKSYVLYYPVGAEEDENEEIEIHASSFNPNVEGEEGDLKPIETDEEWDMIEEMLNTFLDQEEEEEE from the coding sequence ATGGAACACGGTGAAAAGCAGATTACAATTATTGATGAACAAGGAAGCGAACAGCTATGCGAGGTTCTTTTTACTTTTGAAAATGAAGAATTCGGAAAATCATATGTTCTTTACTACCCGGTAGGGGCAGAAGAGGATGAGAATGAAGAAATCGAAATTCATGCTTCTTCTTTTAACCCAAATGTTGAAGGTGAAGAAGGCGATTTAAAACCAATCGAAACGGACGAAGAGTGGGATATGATCGAAGAAATGCTAAATACATTCCTTGACCAAGAAGAGGAAGAAGAAGAATAA
- the mltG gene encoding endolytic transglycosylase MltG, with product MDEQKSRREQWWENLKERQNDAKLIRKIVLIMLAIVLFVVTGAILGGYIYIKAALQPVEIDSEKEVPVEIPIGSGVTTIGGILEENGIIHNATVFKYYVKVNNEADFQAGTYNLTPSMTLDEIITSLKTGKVYKEALFKLTVKEGITLEEIAKDFESKTPYSKEEFLDKINDKKFIEKAKARFPELLTEDIQAENIRYPLEGYLYPATYAFYEEKPAIEEMIYTILAKTDEVLADFSDLREEQEMSVHDLVTMSSLIEEEAKQELSRKKVASVFYNRLDEGMPLQTDPTVLYGMGKHKNRLFEKDYAFDSPYNTYQIQGLPPGPIANPSVTSLEAALKPVDTNYFYFLAAENEEGVTEIFFSETLAQHEELRSELILNN from the coding sequence ATGGATGAACAAAAATCAAGAAGAGAACAATGGTGGGAAAACTTAAAAGAGAGACAAAATGACGCCAAGCTCATTCGGAAAATTGTTTTGATAATGCTGGCAATCGTTCTCTTTGTTGTAACGGGAGCAATTCTTGGAGGCTACATCTATATTAAAGCCGCCCTTCAACCCGTTGAAATTGACAGTGAAAAAGAAGTACCTGTAGAAATACCAATTGGTTCGGGTGTTACCACGATCGGGGGTATTTTAGAGGAAAACGGCATCATTCATAATGCCACGGTATTTAAATACTATGTCAAAGTAAATAATGAAGCTGATTTTCAAGCAGGGACGTATAACCTAACACCATCCATGACATTAGATGAAATTATTACGAGCTTAAAGACAGGGAAAGTGTATAAAGAAGCCCTTTTTAAATTGACAGTGAAAGAAGGGATTACGCTTGAAGAAATTGCGAAAGACTTTGAGAGTAAAACTCCTTATTCAAAAGAAGAGTTTCTTGACAAGATTAATGACAAAAAGTTTATCGAAAAAGCAAAGGCCCGTTTTCCGGAACTTTTAACAGAAGATATCCAAGCGGAAAACATTCGCTATCCACTTGAAGGCTACTTATATCCAGCGACATATGCTTTTTATGAGGAAAAACCAGCGATTGAAGAGATGATATATACTATCCTCGCTAAAACGGATGAAGTATTAGCTGATTTTAGTGATTTGCGTGAAGAGCAAGAAATGTCGGTTCATGATTTAGTCACTATGTCTTCTCTAATTGAGGAAGAAGCAAAGCAAGAATTAAGTCGAAAAAAAGTCGCAAGTGTATTCTATAATCGATTAGACGAAGGTATGCCTCTACAAACCGATCCAACCGTTTTGTATGGGATGGGCAAGCACAAAAATCGCTTGTTTGAAAAGGACTATGCATTTGACTCACCATATAACACCTACCAAATACAAGGTCTACCACCAGGACCTATAGCGAATCCGAGTGTAACTTCTCTCGAGGCAGCTTTAAAACCAGTCGACACAAATTATTTTTATTTCTTAGCTGCTGAGAATGAGGAAGGTGTTACAGAAATCTTTTTTAGTGAAACACTCGCACAACATGAGGAATTACGGTCTGAATTAATTCTTAACAATTAG
- a CDS encoding O-methyltransferase, with protein MNDSIHSYIEGLVKERNLLLTEMEIYAKEQKVPIMELVGIENLLQLLRIQQPARILEVGTAIGYSVLRMAEALPQGQFVTIERDLKRYKEAQSFIARSEAKDRITLIHGDALDVNEIIDPLAPFDAIFIDAAKGQYKKFFELYTPMLSVAGIVYTDNVLFKGFVTNLESINSRNLKMLVKKIQHYNEWLMGHSHFQTSILPVGDGLAISIKRGETI; from the coding sequence ATGAACGATTCCATCCATTCATATATAGAAGGTCTAGTGAAGGAACGAAATTTACTCTTAACCGAAATGGAAATATACGCCAAAGAGCAAAAGGTCCCTATTATGGAATTAGTAGGTATCGAGAATTTACTCCAACTGCTTAGAATTCAGCAACCAGCAAGGATATTAGAAGTAGGAACAGCGATTGGATACTCCGTACTTCGAATGGCAGAAGCACTGCCACAAGGACAATTTGTCACCATCGAACGAGATCTCAAACGTTATAAAGAAGCACAGTCCTTTATTGCTCGCTCAGAGGCAAAAGACCGTATAACTTTAATACATGGCGATGCTTTAGATGTAAATGAAATCATTGACCCATTAGCTCCTTTTGATGCTATCTTCATTGACGCTGCAAAAGGTCAGTATAAAAAGTTTTTTGAACTGTATACACCAATGCTTTCTGTTGCTGGGATCGTTTATACAGATAATGTTCTTTTTAAAGGATTTGTTACAAATCTAGAGAGCATTAATAGTCGGAATTTAAAAATGTTAGTAAAAAAAATACAACACTATAATGAGTGGTTGATGGGTCATTCCCACTTTCAGACAAGCATTTTACCAGTAGGCGACGGACTGGCGATTAGCATAAAAAGAGGTGAAACGATATGA
- a CDS encoding peptidase U32 family protein, with the protein MKKPELLVTPTKVEDIRLLAEAGADAFVLGEQKFGLRLAGEFNREQVKESISIAHELGKKVYVAMNAIFHNEKVESLTDYVAFLKEANADAIIFGDPAVLMAVREVAPDMPLHWNTETTATNWYTCNYWGRRGSKRAVLAREINMDTVIEMKENAEVELEVQVHGMTCMFQSKRSLLGNYFEYQGKAMEIENRKANKNMILHDKERENKYPIFEDENGTHIMSPNDICIIDELQEMVEAGIESFKIDGVLKSSEYIVAVTKLYREAIDLCKADEDAYEEKKEQLLERLEELQPSNRPLDTGFFFKETVY; encoded by the coding sequence ATGAAAAAGCCAGAACTATTAGTCACACCAACAAAGGTGGAAGATATCCGATTATTAGCTGAAGCTGGTGCCGATGCATTTGTTTTAGGAGAACAGAAATTCGGATTACGACTTGCAGGTGAATTTAACCGAGAACAAGTAAAAGAATCTATATCAATAGCGCATGAACTAGGCAAGAAAGTCTATGTTGCGATGAATGCTATTTTTCATAATGAAAAAGTAGAATCTCTAACCGACTACGTGGCGTTTCTTAAGGAGGCTAACGCCGATGCGATCATCTTTGGTGATCCTGCGGTTTTAATGGCGGTTCGAGAAGTGGCACCAGATATGCCGCTCCATTGGAATACAGAAACAACAGCTACGAATTGGTATACATGCAATTACTGGGGACGAAGAGGGTCTAAGCGTGCAGTTTTAGCACGTGAAATTAATATGGATACAGTGATTGAAATGAAAGAGAATGCAGAAGTCGAGCTTGAAGTCCAAGTTCATGGCATGACGTGTATGTTCCAATCGAAGCGATCACTGCTTGGAAATTATTTTGAGTATCAAGGCAAAGCGATGGAGATTGAAAATCGAAAAGCCAATAAAAATATGATTTTGCATGATAAAGAACGTGAAAATAAATATCCTATATTTGAAGATGAAAACGGCACACACATTATGAGCCCGAACGATATATGTATTATCGATGAGCTCCAAGAGATGGTTGAGGCTGGGATTGAATCGTTCAAAATTGATGGAGTATTGAAATCTTCGGAGTATATCGTAGCAGTTACTAAATTGTATAGAGAAGCTATTGACTTATGTAAGGCAGATGAAGATGCCTACGAAGAAAAGAAAGAGCAATTGCTAGAAAGATTGGAAGAACTTCAACCGAGCAATCGACCACTAGATACAGGATTTTTCTTTAAAGAAACAGTCTATTAA
- a CDS encoding peptidase U32 family protein: protein MSAIISDKISQVVNGKRVIVKKPELLAPAGNLEKLKIAVHYGADAVYIGGQEYGLRSNAGNFTFADMKEGVEFAQKYGAKIYVTTNIYAHNENINGLEDYLRGLQEAGITGIIVADPLIIETCRKVAPKVEVHLSTQQSLSNWKAIDFWKQEGLDRVVLAREVSGEEIREMKEKVDIEIETFIHGAMCISYSGRCTLSNHMTARDSNRGGCCQSCRWDYDLYEQNQEEEEALFTENDAPFAMSPKDLKLVESIPQMIELGIDSLKIEGRMKSIHYIATVVSVYRKIIDAYCADPANFKIKKEWLVELEKCANRDAASAFFEGIPGFQEQMFGVHGRKTTTEFIGLVLDYDADTSIVTLQQRNHFKPGHEVEFFGPEIENFTQVIETIWDEEGQELDAARHPLQIVRFKVDQPVYANNMMRKEN, encoded by the coding sequence ATGTCGGCAATCATAAGCGATAAAATTTCACAAGTTGTGAACGGTAAACGTGTCATCGTAAAAAAACCTGAATTACTTGCCCCTGCTGGAAATCTTGAGAAGTTGAAAATCGCTGTTCACTACGGAGCTGATGCAGTATATATTGGTGGACAAGAATATGGTTTACGCTCAAACGCAGGAAATTTCACCTTTGCAGACATGAAAGAAGGTGTGGAGTTTGCTCAGAAGTATGGCGCAAAGATCTATGTGACAACGAATATCTATGCGCATAATGAAAATATTAACGGATTAGAGGATTACCTTCGTGGTTTGCAAGAAGCCGGAATTACAGGAATTATTGTGGCGGATCCCCTTATTATCGAAACATGCCGTAAAGTAGCTCCTAAAGTAGAAGTACACCTAAGCACACAGCAGTCTCTTTCAAACTGGAAGGCGATTGATTTCTGGAAACAAGAAGGCCTCGATCGTGTCGTCTTGGCACGTGAAGTAAGTGGAGAAGAAATTCGGGAAATGAAGGAAAAAGTGGATATTGAGATTGAAACTTTTATACATGGGGCAATGTGTATTTCTTATTCGGGACGCTGTACTTTATCTAATCATATGACGGCACGTGATTCTAACCGTGGTGGCTGCTGTCAATCATGCCGTTGGGATTATGATCTTTACGAGCAAAATCAAGAAGAAGAGGAAGCTTTATTCACTGAAAATGATGCTCCTTTTGCGATGAGTCCAAAAGACCTAAAGTTAGTTGAGTCTATTCCCCAAATGATCGAACTTGGGATTGATTCACTAAAAATTGAAGGGCGAATGAAATCCATTCACTACATTGCCACCGTAGTAAGCGTATACCGAAAGATCATTGATGCTTATTGTGCAGACCCAGCAAACTTTAAAATAAAAAAAGAATGGCTAGTTGAATTAGAGAAATGTGCCAATCGTGATGCGGCATCAGCCTTTTTTGAGGGTATACCGGGCTTTCAAGAGCAAATGTTTGGTGTGCACGGCCGAAAAACAACGACCGAATTTATTGGACTTGTTCTCGACTACGATGCTGATACAAGCATAGTCACACTACAACAACGCAATCATTTCAAACCAGGCCATGAAGTAGAGTTTTTCGGTCCAGAAATCGAGAACTTTACACAAGTGATTGAGACCATATGGGATGAAGAGGGTCAGGAACTAGATGCAGCACGTCATCCGCTCCAAATTGTTCGATTTAAAGTAGATCAACCTGTGTATGCTAACAACATGATGCGAAAGGAGAACTAA
- the udk gene encoding uridine kinase, whose product MEPKPIVIGVAGGSGSGKTSVTRAIYESFQEHSILMVQQDFYYKDQSHLPFEERLKTNYDHPLAFDNDLLINHLQCLLRHEEIEKPVYDYKMHTRSEDTIHVEPKDVIILEGILVLEDERLRNLMDIKLYVDTDADLRIIRRMLRDIKERGRSIDSVIDQYVNVVRPMHNQFIEPTKRYADVIVPEGGHNHVAIDLMVTKIQTILEQKSFL is encoded by the coding sequence ATGGAACCAAAACCAATTGTAATTGGAGTAGCTGGAGGATCAGGCTCCGGGAAAACGAGTGTTACAAGAGCGATTTATGAATCGTTTCAAGAGCATTCCATTTTAATGGTCCAGCAAGATTTTTACTATAAAGATCAAAGTCACTTACCGTTTGAGGAAAGATTAAAAACGAATTATGACCATCCCTTAGCATTTGATAACGATTTATTAATCAATCATCTACAATGTTTATTACGTCACGAAGAAATTGAAAAACCAGTGTATGACTATAAAATGCACACTCGTTCAGAAGATACGATTCACGTAGAACCAAAAGATGTGATTATCCTTGAAGGGATTCTTGTATTAGAAGATGAAAGATTGCGTAACCTAATGGATATTAAACTATACGTTGATACTGATGCGGATCTTCGCATTATACGTCGCATGCTTCGTGATATTAAAGAGCGTGGTCGTTCGATTGATTCTGTGATTGATCAATATGTGAATGTGGTTCGTCCTATGCATAATCAATTTATTGAGCCGACTAAACGCTATGCTGACGTCATTGTTCCTGAAGGTGGGCATAATCATGTGGCGATTGATTTAATGGTCACAAAAATTCAAACTATTCTTGAACAAAAATCATTTTTGTAA
- the greA gene encoding transcription elongation factor GreA, with the protein MAAEKVFPMTQAGKEKLEQELDQLKSVKRKEVVERIKIARSFGDLSENSEYDSAKEEQAFVEGRISTLEAMIRNAKIIQEDEQAKDIVTLGKSVSFVELPGGDEESYSIVGSAEADPFEGKISNDSPIAKSLLGKKVGEEVSVHTPGGDMKVRITAIK; encoded by the coding sequence TTGGCAGCAGAAAAAGTATTCCCCATGACACAAGCAGGTAAAGAAAAGCTGGAACAAGAATTAGATCAATTAAAATCAGTAAAGCGTAAAGAAGTTGTTGAAAGAATAAAGATTGCGAGAAGTTTTGGAGATTTGTCCGAGAACTCGGAGTATGATTCAGCTAAAGAAGAGCAAGCTTTTGTAGAAGGACGTATTTCCACTCTAGAAGCAATGATTCGAAATGCAAAAATCATTCAAGAAGATGAACAGGCGAAAGACATTGTAACCTTAGGTAAATCCGTGTCCTTTGTTGAACTACCAGGTGGGGATGAAGAGTCATATTCCATCGTTGGTAGTGCAGAAGCAGACCCATTTGAAGGGAAAATATCAAACGATTCACCCATTGCAAAAAGCTTACTTGGGAAAAAAGTTGGAGAAGAAGTTTCTGTTCACACACCTGGCGGAGACATGAAGGTAAGAATCACAGCCATTAAATAA
- a CDS encoding penicillin-binding transpeptidase domain-containing protein, with the protein MKRKKRLKFFGICILLFHSLLIGRLLQLQLFQTETYSAANINLIEKSVQQRTQQYVIDSGRGQFLDDSSKPLSYTEKHILVLFSFIQHNTEALAKISSILNMNVSDLQSRLKETKKPLRILEPSLSEEQATKINQLKIDGVFALKEKLSLTTPLAAQFIGITSENKEVFEKRYPNSNLNDIQPIGVTGLQGTFDELLLSSGDEKLMYHVDALGRPLFGMDVKYTSPTNSFYPLLVKTTIDSALQRDFEEYLNSSALIEGGLLLLDIEKSEIKAVVSQAPLNTADPFKTKGINNLMFTQLTPGSVFKAVVAAAAIEKGIVNEHELFNCNVNIYGEQETEKMQYGLLTFKDSFAKSCNATFGELSERLARISPSILTTYAEKLGVIGGSGWKGDIFHYQDFAQLDEERGQVFLDPPTNGSESVFKQTGIGQLNVQVTPLAVANMMATIARGGESHMVKGVSEIQYQSSAPMFTFPYKRINETPLSPYTAMKLQELLRWVVESEKGTAHSLSSLPYAIAGKTGTAQVEVKDETPYYHKWFAGYFPFENPKYALVAVNANTTLSGQSAHQMFADAVRIIAQNEESLENE; encoded by the coding sequence ATGAAAAGAAAAAAACGTTTAAAATTTTTCGGGATTTGTATTTTGTTATTTCACTCCTTGCTAATCGGAAGACTTTTGCAATTACAGCTTTTTCAGACAGAAACGTATTCAGCAGCGAATATCAATCTGATTGAAAAAAGTGTACAACAGCGTACACAACAGTATGTAATTGACAGTGGCCGAGGTCAATTTCTCGATGATTCGTCTAAACCCTTATCGTATACAGAGAAGCATATTTTGGTTTTATTTTCATTTATTCAACATAACACGGAAGCTTTAGCAAAAATTTCATCTATCTTGAATATGAACGTAAGTGATCTCCAATCTAGACTTAAAGAAACAAAGAAACCACTTCGGATTCTAGAACCCTCGCTCTCTGAAGAGCAGGCGACAAAAATTAATCAGCTTAAGATAGATGGGGTCTTCGCTTTGAAGGAAAAACTTTCATTAACAACGCCATTGGCAGCACAATTTATAGGCATTACAAGTGAAAATAAAGAGGTATTTGAAAAAAGGTATCCTAACAGCAATTTAAATGATATCCAACCGATTGGTGTGACAGGATTACAAGGAACATTTGATGAGTTGTTACTATCTAGTGGCGACGAAAAGCTCATGTACCATGTGGATGCATTGGGAAGACCTTTATTCGGGATGGATGTAAAATATACCTCTCCAACTAACTCATTTTACCCTCTTCTAGTTAAAACAACGATTGATTCTGCTCTTCAACGAGATTTTGAAGAGTACTTGAATTCAAGTGCACTTATTGAAGGTGGGCTTCTTCTGCTAGATATTGAAAAAAGTGAGATTAAAGCTGTCGTTTCACAAGCGCCGCTAAATACTGCCGATCCTTTTAAAACCAAAGGTATAAACAACCTCATGTTTACTCAACTTACTCCTGGTTCGGTATTTAAAGCAGTGGTGGCTGCTGCAGCTATTGAAAAAGGAATCGTCAATGAACATGAGCTGTTTAACTGTAATGTAAATATATATGGCGAACAAGAGACAGAGAAAATGCAATATGGTCTACTAACATTTAAAGATAGCTTTGCTAAAAGTTGTAATGCTACCTTCGGAGAACTATCTGAACGTCTGGCTCGCATAAGTCCTAGTATTCTTACCACCTATGCAGAAAAATTAGGCGTTATCGGAGGATCAGGCTGGAAAGGGGATATTTTTCATTATCAGGATTTTGCTCAACTTGATGAAGAACGAGGCCAGGTCTTTCTTGATCCCCCAACCAACGGCAGTGAAAGTGTTTTTAAACAAACAGGTATAGGTCAACTAAATGTGCAAGTTACACCACTCGCTGTAGCGAATATGATGGCAACTATTGCAAGGGGCGGAGAGAGTCACATGGTAAAGGGAGTATCAGAAATTCAATATCAAAGCAGCGCGCCCATGTTTACCTTTCCGTATAAGAGGATTAATGAAACACCTTTATCTCCTTATACAGCGATGAAATTACAAGAGCTATTAAGATGGGTAGTTGAAAGTGAAAAAGGAACCGCTCATAGTCTTTCATCCCTTCCTTATGCAATTGCAGGCAAAACAGGGACCGCTCAAGTAGAAGTCAAAGATGAGACTCCCTATTATCATAAATGGTTCGCTGGTTATTTTCCCTTTGAAAATCCAAAATACGCCTTAGTGGCAGTTAATGCAAATACTACCCTTTCAGGTCAAAGTGCTCATCAAATGTTTGCTGATGCAGTAAGAATAATAGCACAAAATGAAGAAAGTTTAGAAAATGAGTGA
- a CDS encoding YrrS family protein — translation MRYKSRADKRVRKKRANIILNSLIVVVLGLIVFTGYNIVFNEDVAIDSSESASKKEPLNEKAGKEEVKETESDAKEKVEMEVKEETQSPSEEAEKTDEVESGDSEQEIVISENNNDPNVEDTYVNNTWKPIPTSQEGEHVSSYEVGSIDWQEKEKAIALGANLPLGDMTVWYIGNGGGPNKAIGTVTSSNEMEIYRVYIEWMDGQGWKPTKVDRLLENDKKTNS, via the coding sequence GTGAGGTATAAATCAAGAGCGGATAAACGAGTACGAAAAAAAAGAGCAAATATTATATTAAACTCATTAATAGTAGTAGTCCTTGGCTTAATCGTTTTTACAGGATACAATATCGTATTTAATGAAGATGTTGCAATCGATTCATCAGAGAGTGCCAGTAAGAAGGAACCGCTTAACGAAAAGGCTGGGAAAGAAGAAGTAAAAGAAACCGAGAGTGACGCGAAAGAAAAGGTGGAAATGGAAGTAAAGGAAGAAACTCAAAGCCCATCTGAGGAAGCAGAGAAGACCGACGAAGTGGAATCTGGGGATTCTGAGCAGGAAATAGTCATTTCCGAAAATAATAATGATCCTAATGTGGAAGATACCTATGTAAATAATACATGGAAACCTATCCCCACTTCTCAAGAAGGAGAGCATGTTTCAAGTTATGAAGTGGGGTCAATTGATTGGCAAGAAAAAGAAAAAGCCATTGCTCTAGGAGCGAATTTACCTCTTGGTGATATGACAGTGTGGTATATAGGAAATGGTGGTGGTCCGAACAAGGCCATCGGAACAGTAACTTCTTCAAATGAAATGGAAATTTATCGTGTCTATATTGAGTGGATGGATGGTCAAGGGTGGAAGCCGACTAAGGTGGACCGTCTATTAGAGAATGATAAAAAAACAAACAGCTGA
- a CDS encoding DUF2536 family protein: MELNLDLFQDKIEFFEDTNLKDLERKINEQIQHNKAILLEVHSVSHQVALNIDGQPLYSAVVHFKQTK; encoded by the coding sequence TTGGAGTTAAACTTAGATTTATTTCAAGATAAAATTGAATTTTTTGAAGACACGAACTTAAAAGACTTAGAAAGAAAAATAAATGAACAAATTCAGCATAATAAGGCCATTTTATTGGAGGTTCATTCTGTTTCGCATCAAGTTGCCTTAAATATAGATGGACAACCTTTATACAGCGCTGTTGTTCATTTCAAACAAACAAAATAA
- a CDS encoding class I SAM-dependent DNA methyltransferase, whose product MGREFLDIFEEWADSYDKTVEGHDLQYKEVFEGYEEILTMVCERSSGTIWEFGSGTGNLSAKLVQKGYNVIGIEPSKEMRAVFQKKFGESISVVDGDFLSYSVDGKPDTIVSTYAFHHLTDTEKAQAFHQYGNLLNKGGKIVFADTMYLSSQAYSDGIEKAEKQGFEDLAQDLKREHYTTIPALTQMAEEAGFSVTFIRCNAFVWLMEAIKQ is encoded by the coding sequence ATGGGAAGGGAATTTTTAGACATTTTTGAAGAGTGGGCAGATTCATATGATAAAACGGTTGAAGGTCATGATCTTCAATACAAAGAAGTTTTTGAAGGGTACGAAGAGATATTGACCATGGTGTGCGAAAGATCAAGTGGAACGATATGGGAGTTCGGAAGTGGAACAGGGAATTTATCCGCAAAATTAGTTCAAAAGGGATATAATGTCATTGGAATCGAACCATCAAAGGAAATGAGAGCGGTTTTTCAAAAGAAATTTGGCGAGAGTATATCTGTCGTGGATGGGGATTTTTTAAGCTATTCAGTTGATGGTAAACCGGATACGATTGTTAGCACATATGCATTTCATCACTTAACAGATACGGAAAAAGCACAAGCTTTTCATCAATATGGAAACCTATTGAATAAAGGTGGTAAAATAGTGTTTGCAGACACCATGTATCTGTCATCTCAAGCATACTCAGATGGAATTGAAAAGGCTGAAAAGCAAGGTTTTGAAGATTTAGCGCAGGATTTAAAGCGTGAGCACTATACAACGATACCTGCATTAACTCAAATGGCAGAAGAGGCTGGTTTTTCCGTCACATTCATCCGCTGCAATGCTTTTGTTTGGCTCATGGAAGCAATCAAACAATAG
- the mtnN gene encoding 5'-methylthioadenosine/S-adenosylhomocysteine nucleosidase, whose product MKAAIIGAMEEEVVLLRSNIEGVHTEEIAGCEFTVGTMHGKEVILLRSGIGKVNAAMSTAILLEKFRPDVIINTGSAGGFDASLNVGDVVISTEVRHHDVDVTAFGYEYGQVPQLPAAFTADEKLVSLAEAAAKDTMDAQVVKGLIATGDSFMSDPDRVTAIRNKFADLQAVEMEAAAVAQVAHNFAVPFVIIRALSDIAGKESNVSFEQFLDIAAVNSAHLVMKIVATL is encoded by the coding sequence ATGAAAGCAGCAATTATTGGGGCAATGGAAGAAGAAGTGGTTTTATTACGATCAAACATTGAAGGAGTACACACTGAAGAGATTGCTGGATGTGAATTTACGGTCGGTACCATGCACGGAAAAGAAGTGATATTGCTTCGTTCGGGCATCGGGAAAGTTAACGCAGCGATGTCCACAGCCATTCTTTTAGAAAAGTTCAGACCAGACGTCATCATCAATACAGGTTCAGCGGGTGGATTTGATGCATCATTAAATGTAGGAGATGTTGTTATCTCTACTGAGGTGCGCCATCATGACGTTGATGTGACAGCGTTTGGTTATGAATATGGTCAAGTGCCTCAGCTCCCAGCCGCATTCACGGCCGATGAAAAACTCGTCTCTTTAGCAGAAGCTGCGGCGAAAGATACAATGGATGCTCAGGTGGTAAAAGGACTAATTGCTACTGGAGATTCATTTATGAGTGATCCAGATCGAGTAACGGCGATTCGTAACAAATTTGCTGACTTACAAGCAGTAGAGATGGAAGCGGCAGCAGTAGCTCAAGTTGCACATAATTTCGCAGTTCCGTTTGTGATTATTCGTGCACTGTCCGATATTGCAGGTAAAGAATCTAATGTCTCTTTTGAACAGTTCTTAGATATTGCAGCTGTCAATTCGGCTCATTTAGTCATGAAGATTGTGGCGACACTTTAA